A region from the Melospiza melodia melodia isolate bMelMel2 unplaced genomic scaffold, bMelMel2.pri scaffold_37, whole genome shotgun sequence genome encodes:
- the LOC134434499 gene encoding olfactory receptor 14J1-like — protein sequence LHYGTLLGSRACAHMAAAAWASAFLLALLHTANTFSLPLCHGNALGQFFCEIPHILKLSCSHSNLRELGLLAVTVFLLFGCFVFIVFSYVQIFRAVLRIPSEQGRHKAFSTCLPHLAVVSLFVSTGIFAYLKPPSMSSPSLDVAVTVLYSVVPPALNPLIYSLRNQELKAAVWRLMTR from the coding sequence ctgcactacgggaccctcctgggcagcagagcttgtgcccacatggcagcagctgcctgggccagtgcctttctccttgctctgctgcatacagccaatacattttccttgcccctgtgccatgggaatgccctgggccagttcttctgtgaaatcccacatatcctaaagctctcctgctcacactctaatctcagggaacttggtcttcttgctgttactgtctttttactatttggttgttttgtgttcattgttttctcctatgtgcagatcttcagggccgtgctgaggatcccctctgagcagggacggcacaaagccttttccacctgcctccctcacctggctgtggtctccctctttgtcagcactggcatttttgcctacctgaagcccccctccatgtcctccccatccctggatgtggcagtgacagttctgtactcggtggtgcctccagccctgaaccctctcatctacagcctgaggaaccaggagctgaaggctgcagtctggagactgatgactaga